The following nucleotide sequence is from Pseudofrancisella aestuarii.
TATTTAGTATTAGCACCGATTGAAGTACAAGCAGTAATTCAATATTTGGCGGTTTTTTATCCTGATTTAATTAATGCTTCAAAAGAGGGGGCATTATCTATAGTTGGTTTTCCTGTTGCTGCATTGATGCTTTTGGGCTTTTGTATTATTAATTTCTATTCACTTAAATGGTTGGCTAAAATAAATAATGTTATTACTTTATTTAAAGTACTTGTGCCAGTGTTTATATCTATAGTTTTTATAGTTTTTTGTTTTACACTACCAGCCTTAAAAGATATTAAAGCAGAGCCAATAGAGATGATACCATTTGGTTTTGATGGTGTTTTGGCAGCTGTTTCTGTTGGAGGTATTGCATACGCTTTTACAGGATTTAAAACTATAGTTGAGTTAGCTGGAAGTACTAAAAATCCTAAAAAATCTATACCTTTTGCAACTATTGGAGCTATATTAATTTGTCTAGTAGTTTTCTTGTTTTTACAGTTTGCATATTTATTGGTAATGTCTAAGTATGTTCATGGGAATAATTGGGATACTATAACAATATCTGGTGAAGCAACTTCAAGCTTTGGACCGTTTGCTGTAATGGCCCAGCATTTTGGAGAGAAGTGGGTTATGTATCCTTTATATTTTGGAGCTATAGTATTTCCACTTATGGCTGGTTTGATATATTTCAGTATTGCTCAAAAATCTTTAGGAGCAATGGTTGCTAATGGCTACTTGCCTAATATACTAGGTAAACTAACTCCAATTACTAAAAAGCCAGTGTATGCTATAGGTTTTAACTTTTTAATTGCTCTAGTAATGTTTGCACCGTTTCCGGGATGGCAAGAAATGGCAACTTTTTTAACGTCTCTTATTGCCTTAACATATGTTACTGGATCGACATCTACAATGGCATTGAGACATCATCTACCTGATATACATAGGCCTTTCAGACTTAAATTTGCTTATTTAATATGCACTTTAGGTATATTTGCTGCAAGTTTGGTATTTTTGTGGAGCGGCTGGGTTATTATATCTAAAGCAGGTGTGGCATTGATTATTGCTATAGTAATGTTAGGTGCTTATAGAATATTTAGACATGATAAATCAGAAGACATTCATTGGAATTTTAGAGAGTCTATATGGTTCTGGTTTTATATTGTCGCTGTTACATTAGTGTCGTATTTCAGTACATTTGGTGGAACGGGACTACTTAATTTCTATTATTCAACATTAGCTTTATTGGTAATAAGTTTTATAACAATAACTATAGCTAAATATCTTTGTTTATCAGGAGATGAAATGCTTGAGGGTATAAAGCAAGCTATATCTAATGATAATTACGTATAATAAGTTCGAAAAACTTTTCATTTTATTGTCTACTATTTTATAAACCTGTATTATTAGTTCAGAATTTAAAAATATTATATTTTATGATAAAAATTTCTTTTCAAGGTGAGCATGGAGCTTATTCTGAGCAGGCTATAATAAGTTTTTTCAACTCTCAAGGCATAGATAATATTGAAACAAAACCGCGTTTGTCTTTTTATGATGCAATAGAAGAGGTTGTGAAAGGTGGGGCTGATTTTGTAATGTTACCTGTGGAAAATTCTTTGGCGGGATCAGTTATTCCAGCATATGATGAGTTGATAAAAAGCAACCTCAAAATAAAATCTGAAATTATATTGAGAGTGGAGCATTGTTTAATGGGGTTGGCAAACAGTAGCCTTTCAAAGATTGAGGGAGTGATATCTCATCCTCAAGCATTGTCACAATGCTCAAATAGTCTTAAAAAAATGGGACTATCTCCCCAAGTATTTGGTGATACAGCGGGTGCAGCTAAGTATATTTCAGAGAGAAAGAAAAAAAATCTTCTGGCAATAGCTAGTAAATTAGCAGCTGAAACTTATAATTTAGAGATTATACAAAGTCAATTCGAGGATGAAAGCTTTAATTTCACAAGATTTTTCCTAATGGGTTACTCAAACATAGATAAGACAAATACTTCTAATAAATATAAAACATCTATTATATTCTCAGTTGAGGATAAGGCTAATGCACTTGTTGGGATACTAAATATTTTTGGTAAATATAAAGTTAATTTAACAAAAATTGAATCTAGACCTTCGCGTGACAGGGCTTGGAATTATTTATTTTTTATTGATTTTGAAGGCTCTGAAGATGATGAAAATGTTCAAAAAGCTTTATTAGAGACTCTAAAAAATAGTACCTTTTTGAAGGTACTTGGATCTTACCAGACTAATCAGTATTAGGATTTAAATGAAGAAAATAGTTTTTTTTATAATTTTTTGTTTTAGTTTTTCTATAGTATTTGCTTATGATGATATGACTGTATTATCGTTAAATGATTTTCATGGACAAATGCAGCCTAGCAGGAACATGGTAGGAGCTGCAAAAATAGCAGCATTTATTCAAGATTATAAAAAAACGCATCCAAATTTAGTGGTGGTATCTGCGGGAGATAATTATCAAGGAACAGCTATTTCAAATATATCTCATGGAAAAGTAGTAAATGAGTTTTTTAATTATATTGATTTAAAGTTTTCTGCTGTGGGTAATCATGAGTTTGATTATGGTCAAGAATGGTTCAAAGTTTGGGCGAATAATGATTTTGAATATTTAGCGTCAAATATATTTTATGAGGGATCAGAAAAACCACTTGATTATACTCAGCCTTATGGATATCAAACATTTGATGATGGTAAGACTATATATTTTATAGGTTTGGCTACTTTAGAGACTCCAGAAACAACAGCAGAAAAAAATATAAGTAATCTTGAATTCACAAATCCAGTACCGAGCTCTAATAAGTGGGTTGAATATATTAATAATTATGAAAAAAATGGGTTGCCAAAGCCAGATGCTATAGTTCTTTTAACGCATATTCCTACAGAGCAAGATGCAAGTGGAAAAATTTTCTATTTATCTACAAGAGAAGAGCTTAATAATGAAACAGAAATAGATTATGTAACTAAAAATATAAAAGGAGCTTCAGCGTTAATTTCTGGACATAGTCATAAGCTTGTAAATGGTTTTCTTAATGGTAAAGCGATTATACAAGGAGCTAGCCAAGGTAAGGATATTGGAGTTTTACATTATGATTGCCATACTAAGAAAGACTTATGTGCAGTTGCACCTGAAGTTATTAATTTAGCAGCAGCAACAGAAAATCTAAAAAATGATCCAAAAGTTTTAGAGATTATTGATAAATATTATAA
It contains:
- the pheA gene encoding prephenate dehydratase — encoded protein: MIKISFQGEHGAYSEQAIISFFNSQGIDNIETKPRLSFYDAIEEVVKGGADFVMLPVENSLAGSVIPAYDELIKSNLKIKSEIILRVEHCLMGLANSSLSKIEGVISHPQALSQCSNSLKKMGLSPQVFGDTAGAAKYISERKKKNLLAIASKLAAETYNLEIIQSQFEDESFNFTRFFLMGYSNIDKTNTSNKYKTSIIFSVEDKANALVGILNIFGKYKVNLTKIESRPSRDRAWNYLFFIDFEGSEDDENVQKALLETLKNSTFLKVLGSYQTNQY
- a CDS encoding bifunctional metallophosphatase/5'-nucleotidase, translated to MKKIVFFIIFCFSFSIVFAYDDMTVLSLNDFHGQMQPSRNMVGAAKIAAFIQDYKKTHPNLVVVSAGDNYQGTAISNISHGKVVNEFFNYIDLKFSAVGNHEFDYGQEWFKVWANNDFEYLASNIFYEGSEKPLDYTQPYGYQTFDDGKTIYFIGLATLETPETTAEKNISNLEFTNPVPSSNKWVEYINNYEKNGLPKPDAIVLLTHIPTEQDASGKIFYLSTREELNNETEIDYVTKNIKGASALISGHSHKLVNGFLNGKAIIQGASQGKDIGVLHYDCHTKKDLCAVAPEVINLAAATENLKNDPKVLEIIDKYYNQAKEKLNEVIAISEEALSNEPADNGFYNIQLTYLIANIMKEATNSDIALQNTYGVRRSLPVGQITYGMIYEALPFDNMVVALKLKGSDIRKIVEHSLPKGKEELGVIAGIKVFISSDGEIQKILINDKTIEDDRLYKVATVDFLATGGDGFDFSNMKDYKDTGEPSRDFVISYWKQNGVHLPRSWKNITITK
- a CDS encoding APC family permease → MERRSLSTFSLVAMGVGAIMGSGWMFAAQYTTQTAGPASFFSWIIGALLMLFIALVFAEVCTIVPVEGSTSRIPHITHGTLTSYIFAWITWISYLVLAPIEVQAVIQYLAVFYPDLINASKEGALSIVGFPVAALMLLGFCIINFYSLKWLAKINNVITLFKVLVPVFISIVFIVFCFTLPALKDIKAEPIEMIPFGFDGVLAAVSVGGIAYAFTGFKTIVELAGSTKNPKKSIPFATIGAILICLVVFLFLQFAYLLVMSKYVHGNNWDTITISGEATSSFGPFAVMAQHFGEKWVMYPLYFGAIVFPLMAGLIYFSIAQKSLGAMVANGYLPNILGKLTPITKKPVYAIGFNFLIALVMFAPFPGWQEMATFLTSLIALTYVTGSTSTMALRHHLPDIHRPFRLKFAYLICTLGIFAASLVFLWSGWVIISKAGVALIIAIVMLGAYRIFRHDKSEDIHWNFRESIWFWFYIVAVTLVSYFSTFGGTGLLNFYYSTLALLVISFITITIAKYLCLSGDEMLEGIKQAISNDNYV